From a region of the Mercurialis annua linkage group LG1-X, ddMerAnnu1.2, whole genome shotgun sequence genome:
- the LOC126667550 gene encoding uncharacterized protein LOC126667550 → MDKIQTVKQCLKASQDRQKSYTDRHRREIEYEVGEKVCLKVSPRKGVLRFGKQGKLSPKYIGPYRSDPSHVIQETGVELTGKLVYIEEPIEILGVEVFWFNSFSGRISVHVVGAISCPNSPYHVVALSANTTR, encoded by the exons ATGGATAAGATACAAACAGTCAAACAGTGCTTAAAAGCTTCACAAGATCGGCAAAAGAGTTACACTGATAGACATCGTAGGGAAATTGAATATGAAGTGGGTGAGAAAGTATGCTTGAAAGTATCTCCACGGAAAGGAGTTTTGAGATTTGGCAAGCAGGGAAAGCTTAGTCCAAAATATATTGGACC ATATAGATCTGATCCTAGTCATGTGATACAAGAAACGGGGGTAGAACTCACAGGAAAATTGGTATACATAGAGGAACCTATAGAAATACTAGGAGTAGAG GTTTTCTGGTTTAACTCTTTTTCTGGCCGAATTTCGGTTCATGTTGTTGGTGCTATAAGTTGC CCTAATAGTCCATACCATGTTGTTGCTCTGTCTGCCAATACAACCAGATAG